In the genome of bacterium, the window GTCTGTCCGCGCCGCGCCTTATATCCTCGGTTCCATGATCAACGTTCGTTGACCTCATCCTGCGCGGAGGGATCCCCATGATGCGTCTGCTCATCCTCATCGCCGGACTGCTCGCCCTGCTCGCCGTCGCCGCGGCCGCGGGCGGCGGTTTCGCCGAGCGCGTGGGCGTGCCGGCCGGCGCGGCCTACGTCGGTTCCCAGGCCTGCCTGGACTGCCACGACGACGCCGGCACCTTCTACCAGCACACCCCCCATTCCGTGGAGCGGGCCCCGACCGCGCCCGGCTCCGGCGCCGGCGCCTGCGAGGCCTGCCACGGGCCGGGCAGCCTCCACGTCGAGGCCGGCGGCGAGGGACCCATCTTCGGCCGGGCCGCCCTGTCCGCCCTGGATGCCGAGGACCGCGCCGAGATGTGCCTGCAGTGCCACCAGGACAAGCGCATCGCCTGGGCCGACTCGCCGCACGCCGGCAGCCCGACCGATTGCGCGGCTTGCCACACCGACGTCGTCCACGGGGGCGGCTCGGCGCAGGCGCCGTCCGCCTTCCGGGTCGCCGGCGAGTTCTGCCTGCAGTGCCACGCGGCCCAGGCCGCCGACTTCCGCCTGCCGTTCCGCCACCGCGTGCTGGAGGGCGAGGTCTCCTGCCAGGACTGCCACGCGGTCCACGGCGCGGCGCCCGCCGCCGAGCCCCTGGGCGACCTGAACGCGGCCTGCCTGAACTGCCACACCGAGATGGCCGGCCCGTTCCTCTTCGAGCACGAAGCCGTCTCGGCCGAGGACTGCACGGCCTGCCACCGGCCGCACGGCTCGGTCAACGACAAGCTGCTGACCCAGGACGGCAACTCGCTGTGCCTGCAGTGCCACTTCGAGCCCGGCTACCCGACCATCGGCGACGTGGACCACGGCGGCTTCCTGGGCAGCGAGGCGCGCTGCTACGACTGCCACCACGAGATCCACGGTTCGAACCTCAACCCCACCTTCCTGGACTAGAAAGGAGCGCGTCATGAAGAACCTGCGACTGACGATGTTGACCGCCGCCGCGGTGGCGCTCCTGGCCGCCGGTGCGGCCGCCGCCGGCGATCCGCCGGCCCAGGCCGGCCGGATCTGGGCCGCCCCGGGGGACCACGTGGGCCTGTTCACGCATGCCACGCTGACCCTCGACGTCCTGGACGACTACGGCTACGCCGCGAAGGCGGCCGAGGACTGGCAGCTGACCGACCAGTACCGCTTCTCCTCGGTCTTCGCCTGGAACCGGACCTGGGACACCGGCCGCTGGCTGACCCTGCGCGGCGCCGGCGAGAACGGCGGGCGCCCAGGCGGCGCCGGTTCGCTCGGCCTGTGGGGCGGCTCGACCGGAGGGTTCCGGACCTCGGTGACCTACCGCAGCTTCGACCACTACTACGACGGCACCAGCGAGATGCGCTCGGCCGTGTTCGCCGCGCCGCCGCCGCCGGCGGCGATCGATCCCGCGCCGGTGATGAACTGGAACCGCTTCGAGGCGGCCAGCTCCCATCGCGTCTGGAA includes:
- a CDS encoding DmsE family decaheme c-type cytochrome, which gives rise to MMRLLILIAGLLALLAVAAAAGGGFAERVGVPAGAAYVGSQACLDCHDDAGTFYQHTPHSVERAPTAPGSGAGACEACHGPGSLHVEAGGEGPIFGRAALSALDAEDRAEMCLQCHQDKRIAWADSPHAGSPTDCAACHTDVVHGGGSAQAPSAFRVAGEFCLQCHAAQAADFRLPFRHRVLEGEVSCQDCHAVHGAAPAAEPLGDLNAACLNCHTEMAGPFLFEHEAVSAEDCTACHRPHGSVNDKLLTQDGNSLCLQCHFEPGYPTIGDVDHGGFLGSEARCYDCHHEIHGSNLNPTFLD